A stretch of DNA from Lotus japonicus ecotype B-129 chromosome 4, LjGifu_v1.2:
ACCATCAGGTGCAAGCCCTCCAGATGAACACCAAGGATCTCCTCCTTTTATCTGCACCAAAATGAACATTATTTACAACATGTTTCGATCAAGTTCTCTTTTATCAGCAGATCAATTCAAACACGAATAAGTTTCTCcacataatcaattttaattttagaacCATTTAATAGAACGATAAAAAATTGGTACATACCAAGAGTGGCCTAACTTGATTTGTCTCAATATCATATTCAACAGCATGAGCAAAACAATCAACCCTGTCTTCTTTAGTAGCGAAATCTTTGTATGGAACGCATGGTGTCCCTTCTGGTAATTTGATTCTGGAGGTACGGTAAACTTTAGCATCAAAGACTATGATCTTATTTGTTGGTAACAAATTGACATGCATTGCTGAAACACCAGCGTTTTCAGAAATCAGCTCCCAATGTccaatattattaattatgaaATCTTCCTTCTTGATTTCCTCCCCTAGTTCAGGAGGAACAATTTCTTTATCACCATCCCCAGGTTCTTCTCCGTATATAGGAGGTGGATCAAAGGGTAGGTCTGGAAATGGATGATGCTTCCTCCTGCGATGGTGTATGTGCTTCTTCTTGTGCTTCTTGTGTCTTGCATCCACATCCACGGCAAGGAACAAGAGACTGAGAATCAAAACAACCTTGAGCAAACGTGCCATTATTTTCTAGattgataaaaaatttaataatgatAGAAAACCAGACACTTCTTCCAATACACGGCTTGTTAAAGCCTCGTGTGGAATTATGGGTGTCTGGTTTCCTCAGTACAGGTTTTTGTCAAATGAAACTTTCATATAGCTTCAATATATATAGTGTTAGGTTTCGAGGCATTTATTGCTGAAATATAGCAAATGGTATTGTAAATTCTTCTATGTTTAGCTATTTGTTAGGGAATAACAATATTACAAAGCACCAATTAATATCTTTTAACTTGAATCGTAACAAAAACATCCAACTTAAATGTGGTGTATATAAAACCATAAAGTCCACAGATAGACTTTTTATGTTTTGACATAGGGGCTAATATGTATTATAGAACTTATAACAAAATTACAAAGCACCAAGAATTTCTTTTTAACTTGAATCGTAACAAAAACATCTAACTTAAATGTGGTGTATATAAAACCATAAAGTTGGACAGATAGACTTTTAATGCAATATCAAGATGTCATAAACTGATAAACATCTAATACAGGGGATACAAGCATGAAAGTTTATCACTGTTGGATATGCATTGTTCTTCCAAAGTTTCTCCTCAATGTGTAGATTTTCCAGAGGTTTATAACTGtgtcagggttttagtttcttTTATGATAATATCAAGTCTTCTTACTCTTGTTACATAACCGGACCAAATCCATCAATCAATCTAGGTTGAGTGTAACTCTTCTAAGGTGGTGATGATGATTTCTTTGAGAATTTATTTATGTGAAAGGAGAATCTTTTTGCATTGGTTTATCAAATGCAAAGAATCAAATCTACCTGCCTTAACGTGGTCTATTGAATGAATGGATGTTttcttgaaagaaaaaaaacttagatAAAAAAGGCATAAAATCAAAAATTAATAATGAATTTTGGTGTACAAAAACAATAATTTTTACAAACAGGTAAAAAGAAGAACACTTGTTAAACTAGCAAATTCCCTCACCAGACAAAACATAGAAAACCAAAATGacaaacaaataaaagaaaaagtatgatGTTCTTCTTTTCTTACCTTTCTATGACAAACAAAATGCTCACAGGCTTACATTAACTTGTAGAGAGGGAGACTAGATTACCAGTGCAATACAAAATTTACATACTAAGGGTAGCCTTAATGACTGTGATTAAAGTGAAGTAAGGGAGAACCTTAAAAACCTCGACCGTCCACCTCAAAATGATGTAGACGTTTACAGCAAACCTAATATACTGTCATCAACATATCTTGCATCATCATAAAAAGTTTAGGATGCTCCAATCTCCTATATAGAATTATACATAAGCAAGAAGGGTATTATATGCTCAGATGTGATCTGTCATCTTCATGGATCAGTGTAGATAAAGGCATGCTTCATTGCTCTAGGTGCGGCTTTTGCACTTTTCCATGGCCCTAGGTGCTGCAGGAATCAGAATATAGATGagtgaaaatataaatatagatCATAAACTTCATGGAAGCAATTCAGAGGGACAGTCAGTGGATGAAATTGTTTTGTCAAACTaggattttgtttttcaatttgaATGAGATAATGACGAGTATCGTGGTTTTTccacatgtttggaaatccttttacaattgattctgaaaccaaaatcaattctggggaGAAGCTTATGAGAGGAACTTCTGGGTGCCTGCCTATATTTGATTATGAGGAAAAATAAACTGATCCAAATATGATAAAGATGGAAAACAGAGACTATAACATATTCATCATAGCAAGTGTTGGACCTACCTAGCCCAATTGCTTCAGAACTCTTCATTATCCTCAGCCTCTTGCAAGAGTCGGTGAACAtcctagaagaagaaaaataaatcatgtCAGATTTCAGAATGAAATACACATTTTTCTCAGACATTCACTTAGAAATTATATGAAATTGCACTTACTCCCAGGGAACATCACCAACTAGCATCCAATCACCATCCTTGTCTTCATAGGTTAGCACATATTCCGAACCATGAAGGAGATCCATCAATCTACTTTCACTTAAATTTTCTCGACTAGAAACTCCATAAGCCCCACATTGACCTGAACGTGTCGATGAAAACATCATCAGAATCTGTGACATATAAATACATCCAGATTCTATGCCACTTGTCCAACATTGGAATCGACCAAGGTTAATAAATTCGTTTCAGCAACAGCTGAACTATCAAAGTGCGGATAAGGTATGTTCACATTTCCCATTCAAATgcaattatttatataaaaagcTTTTTTGAGGAAAGATTGATTGAACCATTCAAATTTCAAAGCACTACTTATGGTTACAACTAGCTTGAGCCTATGACATTCAAATACCTTAGGTCCTGATTTGCTTATAAGATATAAATAGATGTCATTTGTGATTAGGgtatattctttattttttcactTACTCAAATAAAAAGTTTCCCAAATAAGATTGAGAATAATCAGAATCACCTACAAGTATTTGTGATTATGCAGATGTGCAAGTGTCAAGACACACAAAGAGCATGCGATAAGGTGATAACAAGTTGATAGCAACTCACTGATTGTAAAACAACTGAACATCTTTTCAAGTGCTGAAGAAAGTTCCCTGTAAGTGCTGAAACTATTTAGATCCACTTTCCTCAAGTATGGAGCACCTTCCATGCTGACTTTTACATAAAGGCATCCAGACTTGGCTTCCGCATCAGCATCATCCTTTTGAGGCTGAGAAGCCATGGAATTCTTCCTGAAAGAACGGATTGGTGGCCATCCCACAACTTGTGCCCTGATTCATACAAGAAAAATTTACTCAATATGATTGGCCTTGTGCAAAGAGcccaaattgaaaagaaaaagaaaagaggaaatttcaattttaaggCCAGTGATTATACACTTGAAACAAAGGAATCTAGTTAATACAGATCCTCATGTCTAGGTGAAAGTCAAAGAACACAgcggaaaaagaaaaaaaaaattcagcatCGAAAATCATGGAAAATGATAGTTGGAGGAGTTCAAATCCCAAACTTTatacaaataaataaagaaaatcacAGACAAGCTAGATGCACAATTATGGAACAACCAAAGTAACTATCTGATTATGGCTAATATAGAAGGAACATCCTTTAAATTGGATAGAAATCGAGTAACAACAATTCCTTTTACGCGGCTAAGGGCATGTTTGCAAATTCTTCTACAACTTATTCTAAAACCAGAATCAATTTAAGGAAGAAGAGCTTCTAGATTCTAGGAAAGAAAActcatccaaacatgctataacaCAATATAGTAAGCAACAATTCAACATAATTTCCTTCTTTCAAACAATTTGTGAATACACTGAAAAACTATAAACACTAAATAGGGGCAAGTCAAAGAGCTAAAGTGGAAGAAGAAACAATACGGTAAAACAAAACACTTTTTGAAGCATCAAATGCACAGAGAGAAACATATATGAATAGCAAGAAGCAAGTAAAGAAGAAAGATGAAGCTAAAGGAAGATGATACTACTTTGCAGCAGGAGCAGAAATCTGAGGCTTCTTCTCATTCAACGGCTTCGGAGACTGAGGAACACTCTCTTTGACAACAGAAGAAGCCATATTCGTTAGTTGATTGTTGCAGTTAGGCgcagcagagagagcgagagaatTACCAGCAGCACCACCCCGAGGAGAGAACAAGACACCATCTTTACCAGAACCCATTTCAGATCCACCGTTTCCAGAGAGAACCCAGTTCCCAGAACCTCCATCAATGGCGTCAGAGAAACCCCTCTTAGCACCAGACAACAAACCCTTAAGCGGAGCTGAAAAACCATTGGTTCCCTCCCTCTCCGGCGACTCAGAGCCTGGCAAGCCAAGCCTCAGCTCAGTGGCTTTGAGGTTCAAGCCAGCGCTCCTCTTTGTGAAATTCTCAGAGCTTTCCATTGAAGGAAAAGGAACCTCTGTTACAGACATCAAACCACCTCGTCAAACACAACCTTCAAACTATGGTAGAAATCACAAaacagaggaggagaagaagaagagaaagagaagaagaagaatgaacaaGGAACAGTGGAAAATGTTGAAGAATCTGTGAAGCTTGTTGGGTTGTTGTGTTGTGTGTTAAGTAGAGATGAAGGGACCAAAACGAGGAGAAAATAAATATGCTACAGTTTGTGTTTTGCTTTATTCtgcaaatttatttattttattttgtttggtttaGTTTAGTGTTTTTTTGTAAATAAATTCATGTGAATCTTTTTGTGGCCAACTACTCCGACAACCCACAGAAAGTACCGGCATACTTTCTTATTTTAACATCTTttatgaaaattataaaaaaggaATTCGAGTCATTAAGGGTTGccagagcatctccaatgcatagttgctagttgggttgcttaaaaacTATTTCGGTGGGTCCAGACTGACACATatgatttaagcaacccaagcagaattcgctccaaccacggttgcttagtttacttttagttgagtcacattatacctcttatatttatattatttcaaggtaatgacactatacaagtacatgaatgaaagaagaaatatgattttttagtcaaaaagtaaggagagagaaaataagcaaccgttgcttaaatttaagcaacccaactgtcacgtcatgttgctccagtggtgctccaaaataagcaacgttgcttaagttgccaactggatttaagcaactcccattggagatgctctaatgtGTTCAACTAAACTAAAAACaagttttgacaaaaaaaaaactaaaaacaagcAGATTTTTAGTTTTGTTTAATGGTGAGATCATTAGTGAAAGAATGATCAACGATGATCCTATCCAAAAGGAGAAGGAGGAGTCATTCTTCTTTGAAGATCGAGGAACGGAGTTTCGAACAATTATGTCATGTCAGAAGTCTTTTATATGTAACTTTGCTTTCTCAGACTCTACAAgataaaaaaagttaaagaCATGAAATATATATTGAGGCATATAATAAGAGgaaattttaatgaattaaTAGAAAATTTAAAGTTATCTTACTTCTCTTTATATAGTTCTCGACTTCTATAGCTCAATTATCATATCATAGAAGTAATATTTGAAGCATTTTCAGCGTTTTTAAATAATCCCAGCAACTCATTGTTTGCTAATTGCAAGTGGTCTGTTTAGGATGAATGAATTGAATGATAGCTCTAGTTACAGTAATTTTTAAGATAACTAAATATAGAATTTTAAAATTGTGCACTCCATCAAACAAtggtttacaatttttttttttttttatataagccTTTTATATATAAGCAAAACTAAAATTAAGGAAATTCGCGCGAAAAAACTGAGTTGGTGGGAGACAAAACGCCGTATACTTTGAGAAGTGAACTCTATTGATGAGCGTGCCCTTGTCCAATGCATTATATAATTTTCTTtctgaataaaataattttctgTGCTAAATTAAAGATACTATAAAAGATTAAGCAAAAATGACATCTTTGTTTTATGTCATTAATTATAGTAGTATATAGTTATCGAAGATACTTCATGCTTGAGTTGAGTTGATACCCAATAGACACATGGAAAGATGACCAACATGTTAGTTTATTCGGTTGATTTTGATCACTTAACAATTTCTAATTAATTAAAGTTGGTTATGTAAGGAAGCAGATTATTCAAGGACCACATATATATAAACTAAAGTAGTCTATCTTCTACTAGTAACACTTTGATGCACATACATATGTATTGTCCCCTAACTTTGTGACAATTAGCTCCACTaactatatttttaattttgacACAAATCATAGTTCTTCGAATCCAAGGGTAAACAAATTCATTTTGAGCTATGTGTATGTATATTAATAGAGAGGTCTTACATGAACTCCACCCAAGCGAATGACATCTGATTAACATATCGTTAAGTGATAATTTTTTACTATCACTAAACATGAAgtataaaaaaaagatttaattGGTGTTTTTTTATCTCCACCAATAAATAACCAATTAAAATTCTAAGAATTTTGTGGTGTCTCGCATATTTTTCAATTGTAATTTCTAACACTCTTTATTTTAACAACTGTTTAAGTAATTTTAACTACGCTAACAAATAATTAAATGtcaattcaatttaaaaaactataaaaaaattattaaattatctTTTTCTtgtatctaattttttttacaggTTACATTAATCTTTGCTATAACAAAGTGCATATAACTAAATGACTAATGAATGGAACAAAAGAATGAGCAATATAATTTTATGCAAGGACCCGCATCTCTAAAGTGGATTCCATTATGAAAATTCTTACTTATAGTTATGGACCCTAAGAAAAGCAGTGCTAGCAGCATTGTTATTGCTGAGTGCTTCAATTTCTCTCACTTTATTCCCCTATCCTCAAACATAAACTATGATGGCACTCCACTATCTTTGCAAAGAGGCTTTCTCTGGTTGTGGGTTGTTTGGCTAAGCCCAACTGTGTGCAGATTTGGAAACACATTGAAAAATTATCGTGAAATTAAAATcacaatgaacaatcacaaAAATTAAGAGAAGTTACTGTACATCATAATTTTGGCTCCGCATGTATCCGAATATTCATTACACCGTACTCCTATATCCTAATCTTATAATCCTGTTTGATGGTTGTGCCCATTTGTGGTGTTAAATGTGCCTTCCACTACCATCATAATAAGATAAGCCTCACCTTTTAATTCCCCACTTACCAGGATCTTAATCTTTTTTCTCCATTACTCAAAGCATCGCATCCAGTCTTAGGGCAAAGTAATCCCCATGCATTAAATCTTCTTTTTTGAGATAAGTGCGAATCATTAAGGAGAGTAATAATTATTTTGACTGTTTGATCAGCCTTTTACCTATCACAAGCAACTGGATCCGCCACAGGTTTTGTTTTGTTCTATCAGTAGAAAGCCAAGAtctaaccaaaaagaaaagctAATTAAGAACA
This window harbors:
- the LOC130710711 gene encoding auxin-responsive protein IAA27-like; the protein is MSVTEVPFPSMESSENFTKRSAGLNLKATELRLGLPGSESPEREGTNGFSAPLKGLLSGAKRGFSDAIDGGSGNWVLSGNGGSEMGSGKDGVLFSPRGGAAGNSLALSAAPNCNNQLTNMASSVVKESVPQSPKPLNEKKPQISAPAAKAQVVGWPPIRSFRKNSMASQPQKDDADAEAKSGCLYVKVSMEGAPYLRKVDLNSFSTYRELSSALEKMFSCFTISQCGAYGVSSRENLSESRLMDLLHGSEYVLTYEDKDGDWMLVGDVPWEMFTDSCKRLRIMKSSEAIGLAPRAMEKCKSRT